From Burkholderia savannae, a single genomic window includes:
- a CDS encoding PhoPQ-activated pathogenicity-related family protein has product MKKIVVAISLSTLSIVYSHAEAASMAVPCRADAHRDLTDTLACYRQTVESQPLNYTMTSIVQLPGVEQRTYRLVSQSWSPEQLVQPDAWLHDVTLYIPQDALPHRALVVANNGTRHSGAGKEPIAPNDFLPDTLTDIARNTRAVVVSVSDVPNQLLTYTDDGKPRAEDDSVAHSWTLFMQSPHTRAAMPLHVPMAASVWRAMSLAERELTALGIRRFIVSGISKCAWTTWLALIGDKRIDAIAPFAIDLLSTREALDNMYRSYGGNWPLAFYPYYTDGIDQTLDSRAFGSLMQIEDPLSYLGTRHGSRLTVPKYIVNASGDDFFVPDNSRLYFDKLPGTKALRMVPNSSHSDIRRATRDSLIPFVKRIQHGKPLPQVDAVQTEMNGQTILRLRTSERPRQLLLWQATNPQARDFRYACGIRYTSSPIATASAPSQQLVLARPTSGWRAYFVEATFDDGFIATSQTYILGDGYPDAAPPQIGDGCRTLPGRDTHS; this is encoded by the coding sequence ATGAAGAAGATTGTCGTTGCAATTTCCCTATCGACATTGTCGATCGTCTATTCGCACGCCGAGGCCGCGTCGATGGCCGTTCCGTGTCGAGCCGACGCGCATCGCGATTTAACCGACACGCTCGCGTGTTACAGACAAACGGTGGAAAGCCAGCCGTTGAACTATACGATGACGAGCATCGTGCAACTGCCCGGGGTCGAACAGCGAACGTACCGGCTTGTTTCGCAATCGTGGTCGCCGGAGCAGCTCGTGCAACCCGACGCGTGGCTGCACGATGTCACGCTGTACATCCCTCAGGACGCGCTGCCGCATCGCGCGCTCGTGGTCGCCAATAACGGTACGCGGCATTCCGGTGCCGGGAAAGAGCCCATCGCGCCAAACGATTTCCTGCCGGACACGCTGACGGATATCGCCAGGAACACGCGCGCGGTAGTCGTTTCGGTGAGCGATGTGCCCAATCAGCTTTTGACCTACACGGACGACGGCAAGCCGAGAGCGGAAGACGATAGCGTGGCGCACAGCTGGACTCTTTTCATGCAGTCGCCGCATACGCGCGCCGCCATGCCGTTACACGTGCCGATGGCGGCGTCCGTCTGGCGCGCGATGTCGCTCGCGGAACGCGAACTGACCGCGCTCGGCATTCGTCGCTTCATCGTCTCGGGCATTTCGAAATGTGCTTGGACCACCTGGCTCGCGCTCATCGGCGACAAACGCATCGATGCGATCGCCCCCTTCGCGATCGATCTGCTCTCGACGCGCGAAGCGCTCGACAACATGTATCGGTCATACGGCGGGAATTGGCCGCTGGCTTTCTATCCGTATTACACCGATGGTATCGACCAAACTCTCGACAGCCGGGCGTTCGGATCGCTGATGCAGATCGAAGATCCGCTGTCGTATCTAGGCACGCGGCACGGCTCGCGCCTGACCGTTCCGAAGTACATCGTCAACGCAAGCGGCGACGATTTTTTCGTGCCGGACAATTCGCGTCTCTATTTCGACAAGCTTCCCGGCACGAAGGCACTGCGCATGGTGCCAAATTCTTCGCACTCCGATATTCGCCGTGCCACGCGCGATTCGCTCATCCCCTTCGTTAAACGCATTCAGCACGGCAAGCCCCTGCCGCAAGTAGATGCGGTGCAGACCGAAATGAACGGTCAAACGATACTTCGGCTGCGCACGTCGGAACGACCCAGGCAGTTGCTGCTGTGGCAAGCGACGAATCCACAGGCGCGCGATTTTCGTTACGCGTGCGGCATCCGCTATACGTCGTCGCCCATCGCGACGGCCAGCGCCCCATCGCAGCAGTTGGTTCTCGCTCGGCCGACAAGCGGATGGCGCGCCTACTTCGTCGAAGCGACATTCGACGACGGATTCATCGCGACGAGCCAGACGTATATTCTCGGCGACGGCTACCCGGACGCGGCTCCTCCGCAAATCGGCGACGGCTGCCGAACGTTACCCGGTCGCGATACACACTCATGA
- a CDS encoding YfaZ family outer membrane protein, translated as MNQTESLIFAIRSSRPRVFSKIMLVASSIAVVSAFVSHARASDYNVAIGDGYQGLSRTPTGPGFGFLFDATRSGGAYSIGPGLSFEVPLGAVSLTAAGKALYVRSADGRSGLATPVGVIARIRTTPSLSLVGRAFYTPRSAFNAGLGAYTQASAGVRWAFKPINLEAGWRYEELKGRNGAQNTRLTNGPYIAAGFSF; from the coding sequence GTGAATCAAACTGAATCGTTAATTTTTGCAATCCGATCGAGCCGGCCGCGCGTTTTCTCGAAAATCATGCTTGTCGCATCGTCGATCGCCGTCGTCTCGGCGTTCGTGTCTCACGCTCGCGCAAGCGACTACAACGTCGCCATCGGAGACGGCTATCAAGGCCTGTCCCGTACGCCGACAGGCCCAGGATTCGGTTTTCTATTCGACGCAACGCGCAGCGGCGGCGCCTATTCAATCGGCCCGGGCCTGAGTTTCGAGGTTCCCCTGGGCGCCGTTTCGCTGACGGCCGCCGGCAAGGCCCTCTATGTCCGATCCGCCGATGGTCGAAGCGGGTTGGCGACTCCCGTCGGCGTCATCGCCCGCATTCGCACCACGCCGTCGCTGTCGCTCGTCGGGCGAGCGTTCTACACGCCTCGCTCGGCTTTCAACGCAGGGCTCGGCGCCTACACACAAGCCTCGGCAGGCGTTCGCTGGGCGTTCAAGCCGATCAATCTCGAGGCGGGATGGCGCTACGAGGAACTCAAGGGGCGCAACGGCGCGCAGAACACCCGTTTGACGAACGGCCCGTACATCGCGGCCGGGTTTTCATTTTGA
- a CDS encoding fimbrial protein: protein MKKKVVSFAAAALLGFVAAQSAFAEFAQSIDQGKVNFKGELTTNTCTIDADSKDQIVQLPRVSTSALAARGNVAGSTSFEIKVSKCAAEVNKVAAHFEMENVDPDTLTLKNEAAGDGAATNVSVQLVNSDGTALPVGSTGRFFDVSGTEDARGATMIYGGQYYALDKTTAGKVESHALFTLAYE from the coding sequence GTGAAGAAGAAGGTCGTAAGTTTCGCTGCTGCGGCATTGTTGGGTTTTGTCGCGGCGCAGAGCGCATTTGCGGAGTTTGCGCAGTCGATCGATCAGGGGAAGGTCAATTTCAAAGGTGAACTGACCACCAACACGTGCACAATCGACGCCGACAGCAAAGACCAAATCGTGCAACTGCCGAGAGTTTCTACGAGCGCACTCGCGGCGCGAGGAAATGTTGCTGGTTCGACGTCCTTTGAAATCAAGGTTTCGAAGTGTGCTGCAGAGGTCAACAAGGTCGCCGCTCACTTCGAAATGGAAAACGTAGATCCCGACACGCTCACGCTGAAAAACGAGGCCGCGGGAGATGGCGCGGCTACGAATGTGTCGGTTCAACTGGTCAATTCCGACGGCACCGCGCTGCCGGTGGGTTCGACTGGTCGTTTCTTCGATGTCTCCGGAACGGAAGACGCTCGTGGGGCGACCATGATCTATGGCGGCCAGTACTACGCATTGGATAAAACCACTGCCGGTAAGGTCGAGTCGCACGCGCTCTTCACGCTCGCCTACGAATAA
- a CDS encoding fimbria/pilus periplasmic chaperone: MRLWKMSVAVATMACCLASTLSHAAIVITGTRVVYPESSREVNVRLTNVEQSPVLVQAWIDDGNAGASPNEIKVPFVLMPPVFRVEPKKGQTLRVMYTGDDLPKDRESVYWLNVLEIPPKPTEAADQNLLQLAFRTRIKLFFRPSALEDGNAAQAREQLTWKVVRNDKGVSVLRAENRSPYYISISQATVKSGDRSVRLDPGMVAPFGSREFVSKQDISRLSAHAEISYKLLNDYGAEVAGTATAE; the protein is encoded by the coding sequence GTGCGGTTATGGAAAATGAGCGTCGCCGTGGCGACCATGGCGTGCTGCCTCGCTTCGACATTGTCCCACGCTGCAATTGTCATCACCGGAACACGCGTCGTTTATCCGGAAAGCAGCCGCGAGGTCAACGTTCGGCTCACCAACGTCGAGCAGTCGCCGGTGTTGGTGCAGGCGTGGATCGACGACGGAAATGCGGGCGCGAGTCCGAACGAAATCAAGGTGCCGTTCGTCCTCATGCCGCCCGTGTTTCGCGTTGAGCCCAAGAAGGGGCAAACATTGCGCGTCATGTATACGGGCGACGATTTGCCGAAAGATCGTGAATCTGTGTATTGGCTGAACGTTCTGGAAATTCCTCCGAAGCCGACCGAAGCGGCCGACCAAAACCTGTTGCAGCTCGCGTTTCGCACGCGCATCAAATTGTTCTTCCGTCCGTCGGCGCTGGAAGACGGAAACGCAGCGCAGGCGCGCGAGCAGCTTACGTGGAAGGTGGTGCGCAACGACAAGGGCGTCAGCGTGCTGCGTGCGGAGAATCGTTCTCCTTACTACATCTCGATTAGTCAGGCGACCGTGAAAAGCGGCGACAGGAGCGTGCGGCTCGATCCGGGCATGGTCGCTCCGTTCGGCAGCAGGGAATTCGTGAGCAAGCAGGACATCTCGAGGCTGTCCGCGCATGCCGAGATTTCCTACAAGCTGCTCAATGACTACGGAGCGGAAGTGGCGGGTACGGCAACCGCGGAATAA
- a CDS encoding fimbria/pilus outer membrane usher protein, with protein MMIAAGAVACGVGSLCIQANAAEFDGMRAGDHLRPDAASAASPDRAPLTNDRKALLVASHASASTAAAVTFNSRLLMGGGIDLSRFERGNPVVAGIYPVDLTVNGERRGRLDVEFRNVHGSDSAAPCFTRATLDRLGVDSDLVAKRLDAARVATDAEPGRQPAIEENACIGLRDALPDATYTFDGAELTLDLTIPQVDMRKTARGYVDPSRWDNGINAGLLQYNLSGYASENKFFGSNTSSLFLGLQAGVNIGAWRVRQRSNLMWGNRSAGMSWRSLETYVQRDLTALRSQITLGDSYTTGEIFESFGVRGVQLASDDRMLPVSLQSYAPTVRGVADTNARVAVRQRGSVIYEASVPPGPFEFDDLPPTGYGGDLDVTITESDGRTKHFTVPFASVSQLLRPGMQRFNVTVGQYRDALSNGKPWVAQLTYQRGMTNLLTGYAGLLSSTGYASGLIGVALNTPIGAFAFDVTSARTNLPGQGARSGFSSHVSYGKMVPSTGTNFSVAAYRYSTSNYYSLADAVMARNGYDAQERSWRSDYRARTRLQLNVNQRIGDRSSAYVSSSLLNYWNGRGRDLQFQAGFSSTFKRVSYTVYAQRSRSSDDRDVTQVGVNLSVPLGSNAYTKRNAFSSLMTSLSRASNGDSSVQANLSGSTAHAVPIDYGVNVSRSVSSDSNFASLGVYGTYRSPFGTYNGNASVDNRTRQASFGANGAVVLHRGGVTLSPPLGAAAALVEAKGARGGKLINGQGASIDRFGYAVIPSLMPYRANTVAIDPSELPDDVELANTSEEVVPRNNSIVFVKMETKRGRPVFAATETEDGKPLPMGSELFDLDGKSLGGVGQGGMAFLRGIEGAGNLVAKWGAGSSERCTMPYMVPAAQMETKKSRAIVRIRLRCEPRLHDETSQASSDDNGARND; from the coding sequence ATGATGATCGCCGCCGGGGCTGTTGCATGCGGCGTTGGATCGCTGTGTATTCAGGCCAACGCGGCGGAATTCGACGGCATGCGTGCTGGCGACCATTTGCGGCCGGATGCGGCGAGCGCGGCGTCGCCCGACCGAGCGCCGCTGACGAACGACCGGAAGGCATTGCTGGTCGCTTCGCATGCGTCCGCTTCAACCGCCGCGGCCGTGACTTTCAATTCGCGCCTGCTCATGGGCGGCGGAATCGATCTGTCGCGCTTCGAGCGGGGCAATCCGGTGGTGGCCGGCATCTACCCGGTCGACTTGACGGTCAACGGAGAAAGACGCGGGAGGCTGGACGTCGAGTTCCGCAACGTGCACGGCAGCGACAGCGCGGCGCCATGCTTTACGCGCGCGACGCTGGATCGGCTCGGCGTGGACAGCGACCTCGTCGCGAAACGTCTCGATGCCGCGCGCGTCGCGACGGATGCGGAACCGGGCCGGCAACCGGCGATCGAGGAGAACGCGTGCATCGGCTTGCGCGATGCGCTGCCCGACGCGACGTATACGTTCGACGGCGCCGAGCTCACGCTCGATCTGACCATTCCGCAAGTGGACATGCGCAAGACCGCACGAGGCTACGTGGACCCGTCCCGTTGGGACAACGGCATCAATGCCGGCCTGCTGCAGTACAACCTCAGCGGCTATGCGAGCGAAAACAAATTTTTCGGGAGCAATACGAGCAGCCTTTTTCTCGGCCTGCAAGCCGGCGTGAACATCGGGGCCTGGCGCGTTCGCCAACGTTCGAACTTGATGTGGGGAAACCGCAGTGCCGGCATGAGCTGGCGCAGTCTCGAAACCTACGTTCAACGGGACCTCACGGCGCTGCGCAGCCAGATCACGCTGGGCGACAGCTACACGACTGGCGAGATCTTTGAATCGTTCGGCGTGCGCGGCGTGCAGCTGGCAAGCGATGATCGGATGTTGCCGGTGTCGCTTCAATCCTACGCGCCGACGGTTCGCGGCGTCGCGGACACGAATGCGCGCGTGGCCGTGCGGCAGCGCGGCAGCGTGATCTATGAGGCCAGCGTCCCGCCCGGGCCGTTCGAATTCGACGATTTGCCGCCGACCGGATACGGCGGCGATCTCGACGTGACGATCACCGAATCGGATGGCAGGACGAAGCATTTCACCGTGCCGTTCGCATCGGTGAGCCAACTTTTGCGGCCGGGCATGCAACGTTTCAACGTTACCGTCGGCCAGTATCGAGACGCGCTGTCGAACGGCAAGCCGTGGGTCGCGCAGCTGACCTATCAGCGCGGCATGACGAATCTGCTGACCGGCTATGCGGGGCTGCTGTCGTCGACGGGTTATGCGTCGGGCTTGATCGGCGTCGCGCTGAACACGCCGATTGGCGCTTTCGCTTTCGATGTCACGTCTGCGCGCACGAACTTGCCTGGACAAGGCGCGCGCAGCGGCTTCAGCTCGCATGTGTCGTACGGCAAGATGGTGCCGTCCACCGGGACCAATTTTTCCGTGGCAGCTTATCGATATTCGACGTCGAATTACTACAGCCTTGCCGACGCCGTCATGGCGCGCAATGGCTACGACGCGCAAGAGCGCTCGTGGCGAAGCGATTATCGGGCGCGCACCCGCTTGCAGCTGAACGTCAACCAGAGAATCGGCGATCGAAGTTCCGCCTATGTTTCCAGCAGCCTGCTGAACTACTGGAACGGCCGAGGAAGGGATCTGCAGTTTCAGGCGGGATTTTCGAGCACCTTCAAACGCGTCTCGTATACGGTCTACGCGCAGCGCAGCCGCTCGAGCGACGATCGCGACGTGACCCAGGTCGGCGTGAATCTGTCGGTTCCGCTCGGCAGCAACGCTTATACGAAGAGAAATGCGTTCAGTTCGCTGATGACTTCGCTGTCTCGCGCGTCCAACGGCGACAGTTCGGTTCAGGCGAATCTGTCGGGCAGCACGGCGCACGCGGTGCCGATCGACTACGGCGTCAACGTGTCGCGTTCGGTCAGCAGCGACAGCAATTTCGCGTCGCTCGGGGTGTACGGCACATATCGCTCGCCGTTCGGCACGTACAACGGTAACGCGTCGGTCGACAATCGCACGCGCCAGGCATCGTTCGGTGCGAACGGCGCGGTCGTCCTGCATCGCGGCGGCGTGACTTTGAGTCCGCCGCTCGGGGCGGCGGCAGCGCTAGTCGAAGCGAAAGGCGCGAGAGGCGGCAAGCTGATCAACGGGCAAGGCGCGTCGATCGATCGCTTCGGCTACGCGGTGATTCCCTCGTTGATGCCCTATCGGGCCAACACGGTCGCCATCGATCCGTCCGAACTGCCGGACGACGTCGAGCTCGCGAATACGAGCGAGGAGGTCGTGCCTCGCAATAATTCGATCGTGTTCGTGAAGATGGAAACCAAGCGCGGCAGGCCGGTATTCGCGGCGACGGAAACCGAAGACGGGAAGCCGTTGCCGATGGGCAGCGAACTGTTCGACCTCGACGGCAAGTCGCTCGGCGGTGTCGGTCAAGGCGGGATGGCGTTCCTGCGCGGTATCGAGGGTGCCGGCAATCTGGTCGCGAAGTGGGGGGCGGGTTCCTCCGAGCGATGCACGATGCCTTACATGGTGCCGGCAGCCCAAATGGAAACAAAAAAGTCCCGGGCGATCGTTCGCATCCGTTTGCGTTGCGAGCCGCGGTTGCATGACGAGACGAGCCAGGCGTCATCCGACGACAACGGAGCACGGAATGACTGA
- a CDS encoding fimbrial protein: protein MTEMTARKFMRSATRRWSAIAAAATFACSAACAAPPSPTVTIKFNGRYNPVACTVVDGNENKTVTLPTISTSALTNAGQTAGATAFDISVLCDGYAGNVVTFFENGPTTSENGNLDVEDPSDGQSATGVQIQLVNGDGSPIKVGDVSTMKGVSVQASTPTPIPFFARYYATGKTGAGKVRTYVTFVIQMH from the coding sequence ATGACTGAAATGACCGCCCGGAAATTCATGAGAAGCGCGACGCGCCGATGGTCGGCGATCGCGGCCGCCGCAACGTTCGCCTGCTCGGCGGCCTGCGCCGCGCCACCGTCCCCGACCGTGACGATCAAGTTCAACGGGCGCTACAACCCGGTGGCGTGCACGGTCGTGGACGGCAACGAGAACAAAACGGTGACATTGCCGACCATCTCGACGTCGGCGCTGACGAACGCGGGACAAACCGCCGGCGCGACCGCGTTCGATATTTCCGTGCTTTGCGACGGATATGCGGGAAACGTAGTGACCTTTTTTGAGAATGGACCCACGACGAGCGAGAACGGCAATCTCGACGTGGAAGACCCGAGCGACGGACAGAGCGCCACCGGCGTGCAGATTCAGCTCGTGAACGGCGACGGCTCGCCGATCAAGGTCGGCGACGTGTCGACGATGAAGGGGGTGTCTGTCCAAGCGTCGACGCCAACGCCGATCCCCTTCTTTGCGCGCTACTACGCAACCGGAAAGACAGGTGCGGGCAAGGTGCGCACCTATGTGACCTTCGTGATCCAGATGCACTGA
- a CDS encoding DotU family type IV/VI secretion system protein: MSIEMPAQSLRTLLQDTMLHIALLTEGARISRVHDWRARCIALVKQFEQAMQDGGYRGGVANELGLAQCVLLDEITMRSLSSEQQDEWLRELLQFRFHSTRDGLSKVRARVDRLLKMHSANAELLEMYSLFYELGLLEDKKGIVLADDPASEAKPMFGKKTPGAGEVWIEGGVSHEAARGRSWRIVGSLLAFAALMTMWLVIDERLSHEVEQVGVTLADEATIHRESGD; this comes from the coding sequence ATGTCGATTGAAATGCCCGCGCAATCGTTGCGCACGCTGCTGCAGGACACGATGCTCCACATCGCGCTATTGACGGAGGGTGCGCGCATTTCACGCGTGCATGATTGGCGCGCGCGCTGCATCGCGCTCGTCAAGCAGTTCGAGCAGGCCATGCAGGATGGCGGCTATCGTGGCGGCGTCGCGAACGAATTGGGACTCGCGCAATGCGTGTTGCTCGATGAAATCACGATGCGCAGTCTGTCGTCCGAACAACAGGACGAGTGGCTGCGCGAGCTCCTCCAGTTCCGCTTCCATTCCACTCGGGATGGGCTAAGCAAAGTGCGTGCGCGAGTCGATCGTCTGCTGAAGATGCATTCGGCGAACGCCGAACTGCTGGAGATGTATTCGCTCTTCTATGAGCTCGGCCTTCTGGAAGACAAGAAAGGGATCGTGCTTGCGGACGATCCGGCATCCGAAGCGAAGCCGATGTTCGGCAAGAAAACGCCGGGAGCGGGCGAGGTTTGGATTGAGGGGGGGGTATCGCACGAGGCAGCGCGCGGGCGGTCTTGGCGAATCGTAGGCAGTTTGCTCGCGTTCGCCGCGCTCATGACGATGTGGCTCGTCATCGACGAGCGCTTGAGTCATGAGGTGGAGCAGGTGGGAGTCACGTTGGCGGATGAAGCAACGATTCATCGGGAATCGGGAGATTGA
- a CDS encoding OmpA family protein has product MSHQIRFWLVWGAIPVVVFASLCLPLNMQPEWPHVLTIVLIIAAVVLAIEIFERMRATGEDRTVEADIDDHELAVIVVAGPHASSLFDSKGDDAMLRREAGALWLRADTVEQLRDAMARIKASRGRFPDAAVLPLVSESDDESEMRQTFAKWRAELRESLCYPDSEYVLPCYLAVYTCLGFKGADGARPKWVGDAIEIGVRQANAASKAGELLATVRQQLLRPSRAGSSAHSALGLAVFDWLDATALLSSMSTLANTPPFMLKGLTLADVGRQPIRPGAWTRWLTIRTGLHIRTTKSSASPLPMPRVAKVAESGIREGWSGARDIVSCRASLVPALVFSTVSTLGIAVAVSAWMNCRMIQRVASDMAEYRSAPDEWIGKKRFVQARLEHDRSTIVHTLLNGVPVGVGWGLYRGQELLVKLDTALVSRRAESVAMRIDTVSLFATGEAKFSPGAARRELQHALRLILANPEQRVLIVGHSDSAGSEANNFQLSKARARVIRDWFVDQGVLKTRFIVQGAGDTHPIAGNESPWGRAQNRRVEILLIPDVASDKKAIDTEL; this is encoded by the coding sequence ATGTCGCATCAGATTCGATTTTGGCTCGTATGGGGCGCCATTCCTGTCGTGGTGTTCGCGAGCCTTTGCCTGCCGTTGAACATGCAGCCTGAGTGGCCTCATGTGCTGACCATCGTTCTGATCATTGCCGCCGTCGTGCTGGCGATCGAGATATTCGAACGCATGCGTGCGACGGGAGAAGATCGAACGGTCGAAGCCGACATCGACGATCACGAACTGGCGGTGATCGTCGTGGCCGGCCCTCACGCCTCGTCGCTTTTCGACAGCAAAGGAGACGATGCGATGCTGCGACGCGAAGCCGGTGCACTGTGGCTGCGCGCCGATACCGTCGAGCAACTGCGAGACGCGATGGCGCGCATCAAGGCGTCGCGAGGTCGCTTTCCTGACGCGGCGGTGCTGCCGCTCGTATCGGAAAGCGATGACGAAAGCGAAATGAGGCAGACATTCGCGAAGTGGCGAGCCGAGCTTCGCGAATCGCTTTGCTACCCCGATTCGGAATACGTTCTGCCGTGCTATCTCGCCGTCTACACGTGTCTCGGATTCAAGGGCGCCGACGGCGCGCGCCCGAAGTGGGTGGGCGATGCGATAGAAATTGGCGTGAGGCAGGCGAATGCCGCGTCGAAAGCAGGCGAGCTGCTCGCGACGGTCCGACAACAGCTGCTTCGGCCGTCGCGAGCCGGCTCGTCGGCGCACAGCGCGCTGGGGCTTGCGGTGTTCGACTGGCTCGACGCCACGGCGTTGCTGTCGTCGATGTCCACGCTGGCGAACACGCCGCCGTTCATGCTGAAAGGACTGACGCTCGCGGACGTCGGCAGGCAGCCGATACGTCCGGGAGCATGGACGCGGTGGCTGACCATTCGAACCGGGCTTCATATCCGCACGACCAAATCGTCGGCTTCGCCGCTTCCCATGCCGCGTGTGGCGAAGGTCGCCGAAAGCGGTATTCGGGAGGGATGGAGCGGTGCGCGCGATATCGTTTCCTGTCGCGCAAGCTTGGTGCCGGCTCTCGTGTTTTCGACCGTTTCGACGCTTGGCATTGCCGTTGCGGTATCGGCCTGGATGAATTGCCGCATGATCCAGCGCGTGGCGAGCGACATGGCCGAATATCGGAGCGCACCCGACGAGTGGATCGGGAAAAAGCGTTTCGTGCAGGCTCGCCTCGAGCACGATCGCTCGACAATCGTGCATACGTTGCTCAATGGGGTGCCGGTCGGGGTCGGCTGGGGGCTCTATCGAGGACAGGAGTTGCTGGTCAAGCTCGATACGGCGCTGGTTTCGCGGCGCGCGGAGTCGGTCGCGATGCGCATCGACACGGTGTCGCTGTTCGCGACCGGTGAGGCGAAGTTTTCTCCGGGCGCCGCGCGGCGTGAGTTACAACATGCATTGCGGTTGATTCTCGCCAATCCGGAGCAGCGCGTTCTGATCGTGGGTCATTCCGATAGTGCCGGATCGGAAGCGAACAATTTTCAGTTGTCCAAAGCGCGTGCGCGCGTGATTCGCGACTGGTTCGTCGATCAAGGCGTGCTGAAGACGCGCTTCATCGTGCAAGGGGCGGGCGACACGCACCCGATTGCCGGAAACGAAAGCCCCTGGGGGCGCGCACAGAACCGACGTGTCGAGATCTTGCTGATTCCGGATGTCGCGTCGGACAAGAAAGCGATAGACACGGAACTGTAG
- the tssB gene encoding type VI secretion system contractile sheath small subunit, with translation MAISNSSQKFIARNRAPRVQIEYDVEIYGSEKKVELPFVMGVLADLSGKPIEPLPAVGDRKFFNIDIDNFDERMKAMKPRVAFSVPNTLSGDGQLMVDITFESMDDFSPAAIAKKVDALSQLLDARTQLANLQTYMDGKSGAENLVSKVLKDPALLSALAKAPKPAADKAESRESKEKH, from the coding sequence ATGGCTATATCCAATAGTTCACAGAAATTTATCGCGCGCAATCGCGCGCCTCGCGTCCAGATCGAGTACGACGTCGAGATCTACGGTTCCGAAAAGAAGGTCGAGCTTCCTTTCGTGATGGGCGTGCTTGCAGACCTGTCCGGCAAGCCGATCGAGCCTTTGCCGGCAGTCGGCGATCGCAAGTTCTTCAACATCGATATCGACAATTTTGACGAGCGCATGAAGGCGATGAAGCCGCGCGTGGCGTTCTCGGTGCCGAATACGCTTTCGGGCGACGGCCAGTTGATGGTCGACATCACGTTCGAAAGCATGGACGACTTTTCCCCCGCGGCGATCGCCAAGAAGGTGGACGCGCTGTCGCAACTGCTGGACGCGCGCACGCAGCTTGCGAATCTGCAGACCTACATGGACGGCAAGTCGGGCGCGGAGAACCTCGTGAGCAAGGTGCTCAAGGACCCCGCGCTGCTGAGCGCGCTCGCGAAGGCGCCGAAGCCCGCGGCGGACAAGGCGGAAAGCAGGGAATCGAAGGAAAAGCACTGA